One Glycine soja cultivar W05 chromosome 2, ASM419377v2, whole genome shotgun sequence genomic region harbors:
- the LOC114383818 gene encoding G-type lectin S-receptor-like serine/threonine-protein kinase At1g34300 codes for MFLKTQFLFLTLALATTTVTTAIDPGSTLAASSSNQTWSSPSGTFSLRFISVQPPTTPPSFIAAIVFSGGAPVVWSAGNGAAVDSAGSLQFLRSGHLRLFNGSGATVWDTGTAGASSATLEDSGNLVISNSTGSLWSSFDHPTDTLVPSQNFTVGKVLNSESYSFGLSSIGNLTLKWNNSIVYWTQGLNSSVNVSLDSPSLGLLSIGLLQLSDANLSPSIDVAYSSDYAEGNSDVMRVLKLDSDGNLRIYSTAKGSGVATARWAAVLDQCEVYAYCGNYGVCSYNDSTPVCGCPSENFEMVDPNDSRKGCRRKASLNSCQGSATMLTLDHAVILSYPPEAASQSFFSGISACRGNCLSGSRACFASTSLSDGTGQCVMRSEDFVSAYHNPSLPSTSYVKVCPPLEPNPPPSMGGVREKRSRVPAWVVVVVVLGTLLGLIALEGGLWMWCCRNSTRFGGLSAHYALLEYASGAPVQFSHKELQQATKGFKEKLGAGGFGTVYRGTLVNKTVVAVKQLEGIEQGEKQFRMEVATISSTHHLNLVRLIGFCSEGRHRLLVYEFMKNGSLDNFLFLTELHSGNFLNWEYRYNIALGTARGITYLHEECRDCIVHCDIKPENILLDENYVAKVSDFGLAKLINPKDHRHRTLTSVRGTRGYLAPEWLANLPITSKSDVYSYGMVLLEIVSGRRNFDVSEDTNRKKFSIWAYEEFEKGNISGILDKRLAEQEVEMEQVRRAIQASFWCIQEQPSQRPTMSRVLQMLEGVTELERPPAPKSVMEGAVSGTSTYFSSNASAFSTVGVSPAGPSSSSSFQTSVVSTFTLGRNPEKATSSLLQSDT; via the coding sequence ATGTTCCTCAAAACGCAATTTCTGTTCCTCACCCTTGCTTTAGCAACCACTACAGTCACCACCGCCATAGACCCAGGTTCTACCCTCGCAGCTTCTTCTTCCAACCAAACGTGGTCTTCTCCCAGCGGCACCTTCTCCCTCCGGTTCATCTCCGTTCAGCCACCGACCACTCCTCCTTCCTTCATCGCCGCCATCGTCTTCTCCGGCGGAGCTCCCGTGGTCTGGTCTGCCGGCAACGGCGCCGCCGTGGACTCCGCCGGGTCCCTCCAGTTCCTCCGCTCCGGTCACCTCCGTCTCTTCAACGGCTCCGGCGCCACCGTGTGGGACACCGGCACGGCGGGTGCTTCGTCAGCAACCCTTGAGGACAGTGGCAATTTGGTAATTTCAAACAGCACTGGCTCCCTATGGTCAAGCTTTGACCACCCCACTGATACCCTTGTGCCCTCTCAGAATTTCACCGTTGGTAAGGTTCTAAATTCTGAAAGTTACTCTTTTGGTCTTAGTTCAATTGGGAATTTGACCCTGAAATGGAACAATAGCATAGTGTACTGGACCCAGGGTTTGAACTCCTCTGTGAATGTGAGTTTGGATTCCCCTTCTTTGGGGTTGTTATCAATTGGGCTCTTGCAACTTTCTGATGCAAATTTGAGCCCTTCTATTGATGTTGCTTACAGTAGTGACTATGCTGAAGGGAATAGTGATGTGATGCGGGTGTTGAAGTTGGATAGTGATGGAAATTTGAGGATTTATAGTACTGCTAAGGGTAGTGGAGTTGCTACTGCTAGATGGGCTGCTGTTCTGGATCAATGTGAGGTTTACGCTTACTGTGGGAACTATGGTGTGTGTAGTTACAATGATTCAACCCCGGTTTGCGGCTGCCCGTCTGAGAATTTCGAGATGGTTGATCCGAATGATAGTAGGAAAGGGTGCAGGAGGAAGGCGAGTCTCAACAGTTGTCAAGGGAGTGCGACTATGTTGACACTGGATCATGCTGTTATCTTGAGTTACCCCCCTGAAGCTGCGTCGCAGTCATTTTTCTCGGGGATATCGGCGTGTAGAGGGAATTGTCTTTCCGGTTCACGTGCCTGTTTTGCATCTACTTCCTTGTCAGATGGCACGGGGCAGTGTGTGATGAGATCAGAAGATTTTGTTAGTGCATATCATAATCCTTCGCTGCCTAGCACTTCTTATGTCAAGGTTTGTCCGCCACTGGAGCCAAATCCGCCACCCTCTATGGGGGGTGTGAGGGAAAAGAGGTCCAGGGTGCCTGCTTGGGTTGTGGTGGTGGTTGTTTTGGGTACCCTTTTGGGTTTGATTGCCTTGGAAGGTGGTTTGTGGATGTGGTGTTGTAGGAACAGCACGAGGTTTGGTGGGTTATCTGCTCACTATGCGCTTCTTGAGTATGCTTCTGGTGCCCCAGTGCAGTTCTCGCACAAGGAGCTCCAACAAGCGACAAAGGGGTTCAAGGAGAAGCTTGGAGCTGGTGGATTTGGCACTGTGTATAGAGGAACTCTTGTTAACAAAACAGTTGTTGCTGTGAAGCAACTTGAGGGCATTGAGCAAGGTGAGAAGCAGTTTAGGATGGAAGTTGCCACCATAAGTAGTACTCATCATCTGAATTTGGTGAGGCTTATTGGCTTCTGCTCGGAAGGGCGCCACCGGCTTCTGGTTTATGAATTCATGAAAAATGGGTCTCTTGATAATTTTCTATTCCTGACAGAACTGCATTCGGGAAATTTTTTGAACTGGGAGTATCGATACAACATTGCCCTGGGCACTGCAAGAGGCATCACATACCTACATGAGGAGTGCCGTGACTGCATAGTCCATTGTGACATAAAACCTGAAAATATTCTCTTGGATGAGAACTATGTTGCCAAAGTCTCAGATTTTGGTCTTGCAAAGCTCATTAATCCTAAGGACCACCGGCATCGGACCTTGACAAGTGTGAGAGGAACCAGAGGATATTTAGCCCCCGAGTGGCTTGCAAATCTTCCCATAACATCCAAATCTGATGTTTACAGCTATGGCATGGTTTTGTTGGAGATTGTGAGTGGGAGGAGGAATTTTGATGTGTCAGAGGACACAAATAGGAAAAAGTTCTCCATTTGGGCTTATGAAGAGTTTGAGAAAGGTAACATAAGTGGAATTTTGGACAAAAGATTAGCTGAGCAAGAAGTTGAAATGGAGCAAGTAAGAAGAGCAATTCAGGCAAGCTTTTGGTGCATCCAAGAGCAGCCATCTCAGAGACCAACGATGAGCAGAGTGCTGCAAATGCTAGAAGGGGTAACAGAGCTTGAAAGGCCACCTGCCCCAAAATCAGTAATGGAAGGAGCTGTTAGTGGAACCAGCACATACTTTAGTAGCAATGCCAGTGCATTCTCCACAGTTGGAGTCTCACCCGCTGGTCCCtcctcttcatcatcatttCAGACTAGTGTTGTTTCAACCTTCACCTTGGGAAGGAACCCTGAGAAGGCAACCTCGTCCCTTTTACAATCAGACACATGA